In Arthrobacter ramosus, one DNA window encodes the following:
- a CDS encoding peptide deformylase has translation MDFETRPLPAGPDTTFTASEIRSAVQDLLGLDGLPPIVQVGHPVLRQRAAPYDGQLEDTELAQLIERMRDVMHAAPGVGLAAPQLGIPLQLAVLEDRFDVDPVASEIRQRTPLGFFAILNPGYEPEGTSTASFYEGCLSMRGFQAVVTRHRDVRLHYQRPDGSAASGGFSGWQARIVQHETDHLHGGLYLDRAELRSLANDGEYSAHWAYPGIDEARRGLGFLNP, from the coding sequence ATGGACTTTGAGACCCGCCCCCTGCCTGCCGGCCCGGACACGACGTTTACTGCCTCGGAAATCCGCAGCGCAGTTCAGGACTTACTCGGTCTCGACGGCCTCCCGCCCATCGTCCAGGTCGGCCATCCCGTGCTACGCCAGCGGGCCGCGCCCTACGACGGCCAGCTCGAGGACACCGAATTGGCGCAGCTGATCGAGCGGATGCGGGATGTCATGCATGCCGCTCCCGGTGTGGGCCTGGCAGCACCGCAGCTCGGCATCCCCTTGCAGTTGGCTGTGCTCGAGGACCGTTTCGATGTTGATCCAGTTGCCTCGGAGATCCGCCAAAGGACGCCGCTGGGTTTCTTCGCAATACTGAATCCCGGCTACGAGCCCGAGGGAACTTCCACGGCGTCGTTCTACGAAGGCTGCCTGTCGATGCGCGGATTCCAGGCCGTGGTCACACGGCACCGCGACGTTCGCCTGCACTACCAGCGTCCTGACGGCAGTGCGGCCTCGGGCGGATTCTCCGGATGGCAGGCCCGGATAGTCCAGCACGAGACCGACCACCTGCACGGCGGACTTTATTTGGACCGCGCCGAGCTGCGGTCACTGGCAAACGATGGAGAGTACTCCGCCCATTGGGCGTACCCCGGAATCGACGAGGCACGCCGCGGGCTGGGTTTCCTCAACCCGTAG
- a CDS encoding FAD-dependent oxidoreductase encodes MFDVVVVGAGPVGLFMAALLLQNGHRVAVLERRATSGRQTRAIGIHPPALAALDAVGAAYPLVSSGVRITHGAAYSGGRKVADMDFARPSAEYPFILSVPQYLTTHALESRVIDLDPNALHRGVQVEEVVDDGGHLRLRGQQEGAPVEFLGRFVVAADGVHSAVREGLGLEPRLRTYPDYYVMGDFRDESMYGNKAVLFLEPGGIVESFPLPGGIRRWVVRLGAPCQEPTPHALAALIKKRTGSAVDSASNTMISAFGVTSRLVSQMVHGRVALLGDAAHEISPIGGQGMNLGWLDAVALAPIVSEALRTSAGGPAGKELAGFERDRQRAAKRAIWQASLNMALGRPLPPKVLSARNAVIGRAITLPMFSELVARRFTMH; translated from the coding sequence ATGTTTGACGTCGTGGTGGTTGGAGCCGGGCCCGTCGGGCTGTTCATGGCAGCCCTGCTGCTGCAGAACGGGCACCGCGTTGCAGTTCTGGAAAGGCGCGCGACGTCGGGCCGCCAGACCCGCGCCATTGGAATCCACCCTCCCGCCCTGGCAGCTTTGGACGCAGTAGGTGCCGCCTATCCCCTGGTCTCTTCAGGGGTCCGGATCACCCACGGTGCCGCGTACAGCGGCGGCAGGAAAGTTGCCGACATGGACTTCGCCCGCCCCTCGGCCGAGTACCCCTTCATCCTTTCCGTTCCGCAATATCTCACCACCCACGCCCTTGAGTCCAGGGTGATCGACCTCGATCCGAACGCACTCCACCGCGGGGTGCAGGTTGAGGAAGTCGTCGACGACGGCGGGCACCTGCGTTTGCGCGGACAGCAAGAGGGGGCTCCAGTGGAGTTTCTGGGCCGCTTCGTGGTGGCAGCCGACGGTGTCCATTCGGCAGTGCGCGAAGGACTGGGACTGGAGCCACGCTTGCGCACGTATCCCGACTACTACGTGATGGGCGATTTCCGGGATGAATCGATGTACGGCAACAAAGCTGTCCTTTTCCTTGAGCCGGGAGGAATCGTGGAGTCCTTTCCCTTGCCAGGCGGCATCCGCCGGTGGGTGGTCCGGCTTGGCGCCCCATGTCAGGAACCCACTCCCCATGCGCTCGCCGCCCTCATCAAGAAGCGGACCGGCAGTGCGGTGGACTCCGCAAGCAATACGATGATCAGCGCTTTCGGCGTCACCTCACGGCTGGTCTCCCAGATGGTCCACGGACGAGTTGCCTTGCTTGGAGACGCCGCGCACGAGATCAGCCCGATCGGTGGTCAAGGGATGAACCTGGGCTGGTTGGACGCCGTTGCCTTGGCGCCGATCGTCAGCGAAGCATTGCGAACATCGGCGGGAGGCCCTGCCGGCAAGGAACTCGCGGGCTTCGAACGGGACCGGCAGCGTGCGGCGAAGAGAGCCATCTGGCAGGCCAGCCTGAACATGGCGCTGGGCCGACCCCTGCCGCCGAAGGTCCTCAGCGCACGGAATGCCGTGATCGGCCGGGCCATCACCTTGCCGATGTTCTCGGAGCTTGTTGCCCGGAGATTCACGATGCACTGA
- a CDS encoding S9 family peptidase, which translates to MKAEQLPLLNSVSAPAAHPDGTRAVVSVTRPDFDADAYVGQLWSVPFDRAIPPRRITRGFRDTAPAFSPDGSVLAFLRATPEGKPQLHVVEAGGGEPQAITEQKLGVSEFSWAPDSRRIVFSSRVPEEGRYGTVDGVGAGSEDPRLITDNQYRLNGLGYTADKPAQLFVIDVPELGAEPPLVPVGRAAKARGADAAGLVPPAVQLTFGEADHTSPSFSRNGASVYFVAALHEGHDADIASGIHRVPAAGGEATALRPDAAPQSVQEVCESANGEWLFFTAQDLGDDGLDFVARNTALYVMPVRGGTATMLSDVENQDIGGSLEAFGVDGVLALNASRGSVQLIQWTADGGTEVLVKEPRVVIGASAVGHLVAVTYGDASSNGELGVLEKGELRVLTDFTKALRDEAAILEPHEFTATGTDGYPVHGWAVLPEGPGPHPVLLTIHGGPFAQYTGAFFDEAQVYAEAGYAVLMCNPRGSAGYGQAHGGAIKEKMGTVDMADVITFLEGALEAFPAMDRESIGIMGGSYGGYLTAWVIGHEHRFKAAIVERGFLDPVSFAGSSDIGWFFGGQYTGGSLEQMAAQSPMAVVTAVRTPTLVIHSENDLRCPVEQGQRYFAALKAQGVEAALLLFPGEDHELSRSGTPHHRRQRFEQILEWWARHLPSAANSPHETGSTTG; encoded by the coding sequence GTGAAAGCCGAACAACTCCCGCTGCTGAATTCCGTCTCCGCCCCCGCCGCACATCCCGACGGCACCCGCGCCGTCGTGTCGGTCACGCGGCCCGATTTCGACGCCGATGCGTACGTCGGGCAGCTTTGGAGTGTTCCATTTGACCGTGCGATACCGCCCCGTCGGATCACCCGTGGCTTCCGGGACACCGCACCCGCGTTCTCGCCCGACGGCAGCGTGTTGGCATTCCTCCGGGCGACGCCGGAGGGCAAGCCGCAACTGCATGTGGTGGAGGCCGGCGGCGGGGAGCCGCAAGCGATCACGGAACAGAAATTGGGAGTCTCGGAGTTTTCCTGGGCGCCGGACTCGCGCAGGATTGTGTTTTCGTCCCGGGTTCCCGAAGAAGGCCGCTACGGAACGGTTGATGGCGTCGGGGCGGGCAGTGAAGACCCCCGATTGATCACCGACAACCAATACAGGCTCAATGGACTGGGCTACACCGCGGACAAGCCCGCCCAACTGTTCGTCATCGACGTCCCCGAGCTCGGAGCGGAACCTCCCCTGGTTCCTGTGGGGAGGGCCGCCAAAGCCCGCGGGGCTGATGCGGCGGGCCTGGTGCCGCCGGCCGTGCAGTTGACGTTCGGCGAAGCCGACCACACCTCGCCGTCCTTCAGCCGGAACGGTGCGAGCGTCTATTTTGTCGCCGCGCTCCACGAAGGGCACGACGCCGATATCGCCTCGGGTATCCATCGTGTCCCCGCTGCGGGCGGCGAGGCCACGGCACTGCGTCCGGACGCTGCGCCGCAGTCCGTCCAGGAAGTCTGCGAATCCGCGAACGGTGAATGGCTCTTCTTTACGGCTCAGGACCTTGGCGACGACGGCCTGGACTTCGTCGCGAGGAACACGGCCCTGTACGTCATGCCGGTCCGGGGCGGCACGGCAACGATGCTGAGCGACGTCGAAAACCAGGACATTGGCGGCAGCCTCGAAGCTTTTGGAGTGGACGGGGTGCTTGCGCTCAACGCGAGCCGTGGGAGCGTGCAGCTGATCCAATGGACGGCCGACGGCGGGACCGAGGTCCTTGTCAAGGAGCCCCGGGTAGTGATTGGCGCTTCCGCGGTGGGACACCTGGTGGCTGTCACTTACGGTGACGCTTCCAGTAATGGCGAGCTCGGCGTTCTGGAGAAGGGTGAACTCCGAGTCCTCACCGATTTCACCAAGGCGCTCCGGGACGAAGCAGCCATCCTTGAACCGCATGAGTTCACTGCCACCGGCACTGATGGCTACCCGGTCCATGGCTGGGCGGTCCTGCCGGAGGGGCCCGGCCCCCACCCCGTGCTGCTCACGATCCACGGCGGCCCTTTCGCCCAGTACACAGGGGCCTTCTTCGACGAAGCACAGGTGTACGCCGAGGCGGGATACGCCGTGCTGATGTGCAACCCGCGTGGTTCCGCCGGGTACGGCCAGGCGCACGGTGGAGCCATCAAGGAGAAGATGGGCACCGTGGACATGGCAGATGTGATCACCTTCCTGGAGGGGGCCCTGGAAGCCTTCCCGGCCATGGATAGGGAATCGATCGGCATCATGGGCGGATCCTACGGCGGGTATCTGACTGCCTGGGTTATCGGCCACGAACACCGCTTCAAGGCAGCCATTGTGGAGCGCGGATTCCTTGACCCGGTGAGCTTTGCGGGTTCCTCGGATATCGGATGGTTCTTCGGCGGCCAATACACGGGTGGCTCGCTGGAGCAGATGGCGGCCCAAAGCCCCATGGCCGTGGTGACTGCCGTGCGGACGCCTACCCTGGTGATCCACAGCGAAAACGATCTCCGATGCCCGGTAGAACAGGGCCAGCGCTACTTTGCCGCGCTCAAGGCGCAGGGCGTGGAGGCGGCGTTGCTCCTCTTCCCGGGTGAGGACCACGAACTATCGCGGTCGGGCACCCCACACCACAGGCGACAGCGATTCGAGCAGATCCTCGAGTGGTGGGCAAGGCACCTGCCTTCCGCAGCAAACTCCCCGCACGAGACCGGTTCAACTACGGGTTGA
- a CDS encoding amidohydrolase, with translation MTHSGAPSDNRPRKVTMYRNGSVYTAADPFASAMLVDGDTVAWVGSEQAATSIADSSMEVIDLRGALLAPGFVDSHMHLTETGIASDSLQLAGVRSARELLDAVALAARALGTTGAVLGHGWDDSLWHEKTLPAPEELDRAAGGLKVYLARVDAHSALASSSLASAAGLDGLDGYDGSAHVLRAAHTAARLVARQFPDTERRRYQELALREAAANGYVALAEMAAPHICSVDDLRMSASWNSASWNEGSAGVPGILPYWGELATSAEHAAAILEGLGVPVLGLAGDLNIDGSIGSRTAALSEDYADAPGHRGSLYVSVDDAARHIAACSALGIQAGFHVIGDAGLKTALDAFDLAASEVGEQRVRAAAHRLEHVEMADAGDFARLAKYSITVSAQPAFDAAWGGAGKLYEQRLGARSMAMNPFASYYSTGVPVCFGSDSPVTPLRPWSSVRACLEHSNPDQRISARAAFLGHTRAGWRAGKERNPLMGQLVPGAPASFAVWEVEELMVQVADGRVQSWSTDPRARTPLLPALDSGSDPACLQTVREGQEIFASETLRS, from the coding sequence ATGACCCATTCAGGCGCGCCCTCCGATAACCGGCCCCGCAAGGTCACGATGTACCGGAACGGCTCCGTCTACACAGCCGCTGATCCCTTCGCGAGCGCAATGCTGGTTGACGGAGACACTGTTGCCTGGGTCGGTTCGGAGCAGGCAGCAACGTCGATTGCCGATTCTTCGATGGAAGTCATCGATCTCCGGGGAGCTTTGCTGGCGCCCGGTTTCGTAGACTCCCACATGCACCTCACGGAGACCGGAATTGCTTCCGATTCCCTCCAGCTCGCCGGGGTCCGCTCGGCACGGGAACTGCTCGACGCCGTCGCCCTCGCCGCCAGGGCTCTTGGCACCACCGGCGCCGTGCTTGGCCACGGTTGGGATGACTCGCTGTGGCACGAAAAGACGCTGCCCGCGCCGGAAGAGCTCGACCGCGCCGCGGGCGGGCTCAAGGTGTACCTGGCGCGCGTGGACGCGCACTCGGCCCTTGCTTCATCCTCCTTGGCATCCGCCGCGGGCCTGGACGGCCTTGATGGGTACGACGGTTCCGCGCACGTCCTGAGGGCTGCCCATACCGCTGCGCGACTGGTCGCCAGGCAGTTCCCTGACACCGAACGCCGCCGATACCAGGAACTGGCCCTTCGTGAGGCTGCGGCCAACGGCTATGTGGCCCTGGCCGAAATGGCGGCCCCGCACATTTGCAGTGTCGACGACCTTCGGATGTCTGCGTCGTGGAACTCAGCGTCGTGGAACGAGGGCAGCGCGGGTGTCCCCGGGATCCTTCCCTATTGGGGCGAACTCGCCACATCGGCCGAGCATGCCGCTGCCATCCTGGAGGGCTTGGGCGTACCCGTTCTTGGCCTGGCCGGTGACTTGAACATCGACGGTTCCATCGGTTCGCGAACGGCTGCCCTGAGCGAAGACTACGCAGACGCGCCGGGCCACCGCGGAAGCCTCTATGTCTCCGTCGACGACGCCGCCCGCCACATTGCAGCCTGTTCGGCGCTCGGTATCCAGGCAGGCTTCCACGTCATCGGCGACGCGGGACTGAAGACGGCGCTGGATGCCTTTGACCTTGCCGCGTCGGAAGTGGGGGAGCAGCGGGTCCGTGCCGCCGCGCACCGCCTCGAGCATGTGGAAATGGCGGATGCCGGCGATTTCGCCCGGCTTGCGAAGTATTCGATTACAGTGAGCGCACAGCCCGCCTTCGATGCCGCCTGGGGCGGGGCCGGAAAACTGTACGAGCAGCGCTTGGGGGCGCGAAGCATGGCCATGAACCCCTTCGCTTCGTACTACTCCACCGGCGTGCCGGTGTGCTTTGGAAGCGATAGCCCGGTCACCCCGTTGCGCCCATGGTCCAGTGTCAGGGCGTGCTTGGAACACAGCAATCCGGATCAACGCATTTCTGCAAGGGCAGCGTTCCTCGGACACACCCGGGCCGGTTGGCGGGCCGGCAAAGAGCGCAATCCGCTCATGGGGCAATTGGTTCCAGGGGCCCCTGCAAGTTTTGCAGTGTGGGAAGTTGAAGAGCTGATGGTGCAAGTGGCCGATGGCCGCGTCCAGTCCTGGTCCACCGATCCGCGCGCACGAACGCCCCTCCTCCCCGCGCTGGACAGCGGTAGCGATCCCGCTTGCCTACAGACCGTGCGCGAAGGCCAGGAGATCTTCGCGAGTGAAACTTTGCGGTCATAG
- a CDS encoding methyltransferase domain-containing protein, whose protein sequence is MLSDAVPALRCPVCQGSFVLRGAAPFSLGCVAGHNFDAAKQGYFNLLTGKGTVFEADTAEMVAARNDFLGAGHYAPLAEAIAELAAPVLAAPGSLVLDSGTGTGHYLRTVLDRTPAAAIGIDISKFALRRAARLNPGAINLVWDVWRPLPLADHAADAIIVVFAPRNPREFARVLRPGGRVIVVTPRNGHLGEIAERTGMLGIEPGKDERLAESMQEFFTLADTIQLDVDLKLDGRDIADVAFMGPAGHHLERSALLASTAAETSVHATAKFTLSVFIAAEQGS, encoded by the coding sequence ATGCTTTCCGACGCCGTCCCTGCCCTGCGCTGCCCGGTCTGCCAGGGTTCTTTCGTGCTACGCGGAGCGGCGCCGTTTTCGCTGGGTTGCGTCGCCGGCCACAATTTCGACGCGGCCAAACAGGGCTACTTCAACCTGCTCACCGGCAAGGGCACGGTGTTCGAAGCCGACACGGCCGAGATGGTGGCAGCCCGCAACGATTTCCTGGGCGCGGGCCATTACGCACCCCTCGCGGAAGCCATCGCTGAGCTGGCGGCACCGGTCCTGGCGGCGCCGGGATCGCTCGTCCTGGATTCGGGGACCGGCACCGGCCACTACTTACGCACGGTGCTGGACCGCACTCCTGCAGCAGCAATTGGCATCGATATCTCGAAGTTCGCCCTCCGCCGGGCAGCACGGTTGAATCCCGGGGCAATCAATCTCGTGTGGGACGTCTGGCGTCCCCTGCCGCTCGCCGACCATGCCGCGGATGCCATCATCGTGGTCTTTGCGCCGCGGAATCCCCGGGAATTTGCCCGCGTGCTGCGTCCAGGCGGCCGGGTGATCGTGGTGACTCCGCGCAACGGACACCTTGGGGAGATTGCCGAACGAACTGGAATGTTGGGAATTGAGCCGGGCAAAGACGAGCGCCTTGCCGAGTCCATGCAGGAGTTCTTCACTCTTGCGGACACCATTCAACTCGACGTGGATCTCAAGCTCGACGGGCGGGACATCGCCGATGTCGCCTTCATGGGACCGGCAGGCCACCACCTTGAGCGCTCCGCTCTCCTGGCGTCGACGGCCGCGGAAACGTCCGTCCATGCCACCGCGAAGTTCACCCTCAGCGTTTTCATAGCGGCGGAGCAAGGCTCCTAA
- a CDS encoding SPFH domain-containing protein: MDSLGGTAAAIVLLVLVIFVIIVLVRSIRIIPQARAGVVERLGKYQRTLNPGLTILIPFVDRLLPLLDLREQVVSFPPQPVITEDNLVVSIDTVVYFQVTDPRAATYEIANYIQAVEQLTTTTLRNVVGGLNLEEALTSRDQINGQLRGVLDEATGRWGIRVSRVELKAIDPPHSIQDSMEKQMRAERDRRAAILTAEGTKQSQILTAEGQRQAAILAAEGDAKAAILRADGEAQAIQKVFDAIHKGNPDQKLLAYQYLQILPKIAEGSSNKLWIIPSEVGEALKGIGGALGGTNGGSGVADLFSDSAKPPAEVPAPAGTTAVGSGHAPSTPATQEPQA, encoded by the coding sequence ATGGACAGCTTGGGAGGAACTGCAGCCGCGATCGTGCTGCTAGTTCTCGTCATATTCGTGATTATCGTTTTGGTCCGCTCGATCAGGATCATCCCGCAAGCGCGCGCCGGCGTCGTAGAACGCCTCGGTAAGTACCAGCGCACGCTCAACCCCGGGCTCACCATCCTGATCCCGTTCGTCGACCGCCTGCTGCCGCTGTTGGATCTTCGCGAACAAGTGGTTTCCTTCCCGCCGCAGCCGGTGATCACCGAGGACAACCTGGTTGTCTCGATCGACACCGTGGTCTACTTCCAGGTCACGGATCCCCGGGCCGCGACCTACGAGATCGCCAACTACATCCAGGCTGTTGAACAGCTGACCACCACGACGCTCCGCAACGTCGTGGGCGGCTTGAATCTTGAAGAAGCGCTCACCTCGCGCGACCAGATCAACGGCCAGCTCCGCGGGGTCCTGGACGAAGCCACGGGACGCTGGGGAATCCGCGTTTCACGCGTGGAACTCAAGGCAATCGACCCGCCGCACTCCATCCAGGACTCAATGGAGAAGCAGATGCGCGCCGAGCGCGACCGGCGTGCTGCGATCCTGACCGCCGAAGGTACCAAGCAATCGCAGATCCTGACGGCCGAGGGGCAACGGCAAGCTGCAATCCTGGCCGCAGAGGGTGACGCCAAGGCAGCCATCCTCCGCGCCGATGGCGAAGCCCAGGCCATTCAGAAGGTCTTCGACGCCATCCATAAGGGCAACCCGGACCAAAAGCTTCTGGCCTACCAGTACCTTCAGATCCTGCCGAAGATCGCGGAGGGATCATCCAACAAGCTGTGGATCATCCCGAGCGAGGTAGGTGAGGCCCTCAAAGGCATCGGCGGTGCGCTGGGTGGCACCAACGGCGGATCAGGCGTCGCTGACCTGTTCAGCGATTCCGCAAAGCCCCCGGCCGAGGTCCCTGCACCGGCGGGGACCACAGCCGTAGGTTCCGGACACGCCCCCTCGACGCCAGCTACACAAGAACCGCAGGCGTAA
- a CDS encoding RNA polymerase-binding protein RbpA codes for MSDRSLRGMRLGAQSMETESGVEPAPRQRVEYRCADGEQVFVTFSSEAEIPPVWVSKTGKEALLVDGERPVDTNEKAVRTHWDMLLERRSLPELEQILEDRLNILRERRGERRSA; via the coding sequence ATGAGCGATCGCAGCCTGCGGGGCATGCGTCTTGGCGCCCAGAGCATGGAAACCGAATCCGGTGTGGAGCCGGCGCCGCGTCAGAGGGTTGAATACCGCTGCGCGGACGGAGAGCAGGTCTTCGTTACCTTCTCCTCCGAAGCCGAGATCCCTCCCGTCTGGGTTTCCAAGACCGGCAAGGAAGCGCTCCTGGTTGATGGCGAACGCCCCGTTGACACGAACGAGAAGGCTGTCCGCACGCACTGGGATATGCTGCTGGAACGCCGCAGCCTTCCCGAGCTCGAGCAGATCCTGGAAGACCGCTTGAACATCCTGCGCGAACGCCGCGGGGAACGCCGCTCGGCATAG
- a CDS encoding polyprenol monophosphomannose synthase produces MRVLTIIPTYNELESLPKTLGRLRAAVPASDVLVVDDNSPDGTGQLADGIAAEDNQVHVLHRKGKEGLGAAYIAGFKWGMAAGYDVLVEMDADGSHQPEQLPLLLDAINDGADLAMGSRWVPGGGTVNWPLYRQAISRTGSTYARLMLGLKIKDITGGYRAFRRSTLEALKLDQVESVGYGFQVDLAWRVAKLGLKIVERPITFVERELGASKMSGNIVVEAMINVTKWGLASRWAALTRKKTPVEK; encoded by the coding sequence TTGCGTGTCCTGACGATCATCCCAACGTACAACGAGCTGGAATCGCTACCCAAGACCCTCGGACGGCTGCGCGCAGCTGTGCCCGCCTCGGACGTCCTGGTTGTCGACGACAACAGCCCTGACGGCACGGGACAGCTAGCCGACGGCATCGCCGCCGAGGACAACCAGGTCCATGTCCTGCACCGCAAAGGCAAGGAAGGCCTCGGAGCCGCGTATATTGCCGGATTCAAATGGGGTATGGCGGCTGGCTACGACGTCCTCGTTGAGATGGACGCCGATGGTTCGCACCAACCCGAGCAACTGCCGTTGCTGCTGGATGCGATCAACGACGGCGCCGACCTCGCCATGGGCTCACGCTGGGTTCCTGGTGGCGGCACGGTGAACTGGCCGCTCTACCGTCAGGCGATTTCACGCACGGGCAGCACCTATGCCCGGCTCATGCTTGGCCTGAAGATCAAAGACATCACCGGCGGCTACCGCGCGTTCCGACGCAGCACCCTTGAGGCGCTCAAGCTGGACCAGGTCGAATCGGTTGGCTACGGCTTCCAGGTGGACCTGGCGTGGCGGGTCGCCAAGCTTGGCCTGAAGATCGTCGAACGCCCCATAACCTTCGTTGAGCGCGAGCTCGGGGCCTCCAAGATGAGCGGCAACATTGTCGTTGAGGCCATGATCAACGTCACCAAATGGGGGCTGGCCTCCCGTTGGGCCGCGTTGACGCGGAAGAAGACCCCGGTCGAAAAGTAG
- a CDS encoding NfeD family protein, producing the protein MFEWLGSNWWALWLTVFLAFAVVEMLTLSFFFIMLGAGALAALVADLAGADLWLQIVVLCIVSLLMIAFVRPIALKHLHKGPAEQRTNVDRLIGQSALVMEPVSATAGLVKIGGDVWSARSAAGIIDAGQTVQVTRIDGATAVVASAEE; encoded by the coding sequence ATGTTTGAATGGCTTGGCAGCAACTGGTGGGCCCTCTGGCTCACCGTGTTTCTCGCATTTGCCGTGGTGGAGATGCTCACGCTCAGCTTCTTCTTCATCATGCTCGGGGCCGGTGCGCTGGCTGCCCTCGTCGCTGACTTAGCCGGAGCCGATCTCTGGTTGCAGATCGTCGTCCTTTGCATCGTGTCCCTGCTGATGATCGCGTTCGTCCGTCCCATCGCACTCAAGCATTTGCACAAGGGGCCAGCCGAGCAGCGTACCAACGTGGACCGCCTGATCGGCCAATCGGCGCTCGTCATGGAGCCCGTCAGTGCGACGGCGGGACTGGTCAAGATCGGTGGCGACGTGTGGAGCGCCCGCAGCGCCGCTGGAATCATCGACGCCGGCCAGACCGTCCAGGTCACCAGGATTGACGGCGCGACGGCGGTAGTCGCCTCCGCCGAAGAGTAA